A single genomic interval of bacterium harbors:
- a CDS encoding alpha/beta hydrolase encodes MTSWNLGESYDFHGQTVRYGVMGSGSPMVLVHGTPFSSYVWHRIAPYLVERYEVFFYDLLGYGQSEMRDGQDVSLPVQNQLLAELLVHWGLDRPDVVGHDIGGTTALRTHLLNGREYRNLVLIDPVALRPWCQGLDQTIRGHEGAFSSLSLSIHTAVVSAYIRQTVRRAFPDDELAPYLEPWLGDVGQAAFYRQMSQCDVRFTDEIEPRYGEVRCPTFILWGEEDRWLLSEQGLRLKALIPSAELRLVAGAGHLVQEDAPEAIVATLLDALG; translated from the coding sequence ATGACGAGCTGGAATCTGGGCGAGAGCTACGACTTCCACGGCCAGACCGTTCGGTACGGGGTCATGGGCTCGGGCTCTCCGATGGTCCTCGTGCACGGTACGCCCTTTTCGTCCTACGTGTGGCATCGGATCGCCCCGTACCTGGTCGAGCGGTACGAGGTCTTCTTCTATGACCTGCTCGGCTACGGGCAGTCGGAGATGCGCGACGGGCAGGACGTGTCGCTTCCCGTTCAGAACCAGCTCCTCGCCGAGCTTCTGGTCCACTGGGGGCTCGACCGGCCGGACGTCGTCGGCCACGATATCGGTGGGACGACCGCCCTGAGGACGCACTTGCTCAACGGACGCGAGTACCGGAACCTCGTCCTGATCGATCCGGTCGCCCTCCGGCCATGGTGTCAGGGACTTGATCAGACGATCCGCGGCCACGAAGGCGCTTTCTCGAGCCTGTCGCTGTCCATCCACACCGCTGTCGTCTCGGCGTACATCCGCCAGACGGTCCGGCGAGCGTTTCCTGACGACGAACTTGCGCCCTACCTGGAGCCGTGGCTGGGCGATGTCGGGCAGGCCGCGTTCTACCGGCAGATGAGCCAGTGTGACGTGCGGTTCACCGACGAGATCGAGCCGCGCTACGGCGAGGTGCGCTGCCCGACGTTCATCCTCTGGGGCGAAGAGGACCGATGGCTGCTCAGCGAGCAGGGGCTCCGCTTGAAGGCGCTCATCCCGTCGGCCGAACTCCGCCTGGTGGCCGGTGCCGGCCACCTCGTCCAGGAGGACGCCCCCGAAGCGATCGTCGCGACGCTTCTCGACGCCCTCGGATGA
- a CDS encoding aminotransferase class I/II-fold pyridoxal phosphate-dependent enzyme: protein MPADLSTPHQDDAWDLDTLLLHGWSEPNADGAIVPPIHPASTFVRSRIDDDARYQYARRANPTRDALESLLAGLEHGVSASAFSSGMAAINAVLQLLSAGDRAVVGYDSYLSTYHLFANDLPRYGVEADFVDLSDPEAVQAAIKPNTRLIWIETPTNPLLDIVDLKALAEIARGIGALSVVDNTFASPYCQNPLDHGVDLVVHSTTKYLGGHSDLLGGAVTSNSEDLARRIADRQYLLGAIPSPFDSWLLMRGIRTLGVRMRRQMTNAQAVAEWLDDDPRVVRVFYPGLSGHPQHELAHAQMPGGFGAMVSFEIRGGSEAARLVSERTALFRLATSLGGVESLIFPPTAWLETDPELMAAIPRSPWAHHPGLNRLSIGIESDEDLINDLDRALG from the coding sequence TTGCCGGCTGATCTTTCGACTCCCCACCAGGACGACGCCTGGGATCTGGACACGTTGTTGCTTCACGGGTGGTCGGAGCCGAACGCGGACGGAGCCATCGTCCCGCCGATACACCCGGCCTCGACCTTCGTCAGAAGTCGTATCGACGACGATGCTCGCTACCAGTACGCTCGGCGGGCCAATCCCACTCGTGATGCGCTCGAATCCCTCCTCGCCGGCCTCGAACATGGTGTGTCCGCTTCCGCGTTCTCATCCGGTATGGCCGCGATCAATGCGGTGCTTCAGCTCCTATCGGCAGGTGACCGCGCCGTCGTCGGGTACGACAGTTACCTCAGTACCTATCACCTCTTTGCAAACGATCTGCCTCGGTACGGTGTCGAGGCCGATTTCGTCGATCTCTCCGATCCGGAGGCCGTGCAGGCCGCAATCAAGCCGAACACCCGACTGATCTGGATCGAGACGCCGACTAATCCACTGCTCGACATCGTGGACCTGAAGGCCCTTGCGGAGATCGCCCGCGGGATCGGTGCGCTGAGTGTCGTCGACAACACCTTCGCGTCTCCCTACTGCCAGAATCCGCTCGATCACGGCGTGGACCTCGTGGTCCATAGCACTACCAAGTATCTCGGAGGACACAGCGATCTGCTCGGCGGAGCGGTGACCTCCAACTCGGAAGATCTCGCTCGGCGTATCGCCGATCGCCAGTACCTCCTGGGCGCTATCCCCAGCCCGTTCGACAGCTGGCTGCTCATGCGGGGCATCCGAACTCTCGGTGTCCGGATGCGCCGGCAAATGACCAATGCCCAAGCGGTAGCCGAATGGTTGGACGATGATCCGCGGGTGGTTCGGGTCTTCTATCCGGGACTCTCAGGCCATCCACAGCACGAGTTGGCGCATGCGCAAATGCCCGGCGGGTTCGGCGCCATGGTTTCGTTCGAGATCAGAGGCGGCTCGGAGGCGGCCAGGCTTGTCTCTGAGCGAACAGCGCTGTTCCGGCTGGCTACGAGCCTGGGCGGTGTCGAATCGCTCATCTTTCCGCCCACGGCCTGGCTCGAAACCGACCCCGAACTGATGGCAGCTATCCCGAGATCGCCGTGGGCACACCATCCCGGTTTGAACAGGCTGTCGATCGGGATCGAATCCGACGAGGACCTCATCAACGACCTGGATCGAGCCCTCGGGTAG